From a region of the Nodosilinea sp. PGN35 genome:
- a CDS encoding fumarate reductase/succinate dehydrogenase flavoprotein subunit, which produces MLDPRIPAGPLNQKWSHFKNHCRLVSPKNKAKHTILIVGTGLAGASAAATLAELGYNVKSFCIQDSPRRAHSIAAQGGINATKNYPNDGDSVWRLFYDTIKGGDYRSREANVHRLAEISSSIIDQCVAQGVPFAREYGGLLDNRSFGGAQVSRTFYARGQTGQQLLLGAYSAMMRMVRLGKIEVYARREMLELVVADGKARGIVVRNLVTGELERYAGDAVLLCTGGYGNVYYLSTNAKNSNVTAAWRCHRRGAYFANPCYTQIHPTCIPVSGDYQSKLTLMSEGLRNDGRVWVPLQAGDTRHPADIPDDERDYYLETRYPAFGNLVPRDVASRNAKAMTDEGRGVGETGLAVYLDFRDAIASQGRDTIAARYGNLFDMYQRISGENPYAVPMRIYPAVHYTMGGLWVDYHLMSTIPGLFVLGEANFSDHGANRLGASALMQGLADGYFVIPYTLGDYIAGQSLPTVSTDDDAFGEAEASAKARIAKLLSIGGEKTVMEFHRELGRIVWDNVGMARNREGLESAIAQIQDLRTEYWQNLKLPGEANTLNKNLEFAGRVADFIDLAELMARDALQREESCGGHFREEYQTADGEAKRDDEHFAFVAAWQYVGEGRKPQLHRETLNFENVQLTQRSYK; this is translated from the coding sequence ATGCTTGACCCCCGCATTCCCGCTGGCCCGCTGAACCAAAAATGGAGCCACTTTAAGAATCACTGCCGTCTGGTCAGCCCCAAAAATAAGGCCAAGCACACCATTCTCATCGTCGGCACCGGCCTGGCGGGAGCTTCGGCGGCGGCCACCCTGGCCGAGCTGGGCTACAACGTCAAAAGCTTTTGCATTCAAGACTCGCCCCGCCGCGCCCACAGCATTGCCGCCCAGGGGGGCATCAACGCCACCAAAAACTACCCCAACGACGGCGACAGCGTGTGGCGGCTGTTCTACGACACCATCAAGGGCGGCGACTACCGCTCCCGCGAGGCCAATGTACACCGGCTGGCGGAGATCAGCAGCAGCATTATCGACCAGTGCGTGGCCCAGGGGGTGCCCTTTGCGCGGGAATACGGCGGCTTGCTCGACAACCGATCGTTTGGCGGTGCCCAGGTGTCACGCACCTTCTACGCCAGGGGGCAGACCGGACAGCAGTTGCTCCTCGGGGCCTACAGCGCCATGATGCGCATGGTGCGGTTGGGCAAGATCGAGGTCTACGCCCGCCGGGAAATGCTGGAGCTGGTGGTGGCCGACGGCAAAGCGCGGGGCATTGTGGTGCGCAACCTGGTGACGGGGGAGCTGGAGCGCTACGCCGGGGATGCGGTGCTGCTGTGTACGGGGGGCTACGGCAATGTGTATTACCTCTCGACCAATGCGAAGAATTCTAACGTGACGGCGGCCTGGCGCTGCCATCGGCGGGGAGCCTACTTTGCCAACCCCTGCTATACGCAGATTCACCCCACCTGCATTCCGGTGTCGGGCGACTACCAGTCGAAGCTGACGCTGATGAGCGAGGGGCTGCGCAACGACGGGCGGGTGTGGGTGCCGCTGCAGGCTGGGGATACCCGCCACCCCGCCGACATTCCCGACGACGAGCGCGACTACTATTTAGAAACGCGCTACCCCGCCTTTGGCAACCTGGTGCCCCGCGATGTGGCCTCGCGCAACGCCAAGGCCATGACCGACGAAGGGCGCGGCGTGGGCGAAACCGGGCTGGCGGTATATCTGGATTTTAGGGATGCGATCGCATCCCAAGGCCGCGACACCATCGCCGCCCGCTACGGCAACCTGTTCGACATGTACCAGCGCATCTCGGGCGAAAACCCCTACGCGGTGCCCATGCGCATCTACCCCGCCGTGCACTACACCATGGGCGGCCTGTGGGTTGACTACCACCTGATGAGCACGATTCCGGGACTGTTTGTGCTGGGGGAGGCCAATTTCTCTGACCACGGTGCGAACCGGCTGGGGGCCAGCGCGCTGATGCAAGGCTTGGCGGATGGCTACTTTGTGATTCCCTACACCCTGGGCGACTACATTGCCGGGCAGTCGCTGCCCACTGTGAGCACCGACGACGATGCCTTTGGCGAAGCCGAGGCCAGCGCCAAGGCCCGCATTGCCAAGCTGCTGAGCATCGGCGGCGAAAAAACAGTGATGGAGTTTCACCGCGAGCTGGGCCGCATTGTGTGGGATAACGTGGGCATGGCGCGGAACCGGGAGGGGCTGGAGAGTGCGATCGCCCAAATTCAAGACCTGCGCACCGAGTACTGGCAAAACCTCAAGCTCCCCGGCGAGGCCAACACCCTGAACAAGAACCTGGAGTTTGCCGGGCGCGTCGCCGACTTTATCGACCTGGCGGAGCTAATGGCCCGCGATGCCCTACAGCGCGAAGAATCCTGCGGCGGGCACTTTCGCGAGGAGTATCAGACCGCCGATGGCGAGGCCAAGCGCGACGACGAGCATTTTGCCTTTGTGGCAGCGTGGCAGTACGTGGGCGAGGGGCGAAAGCCTCAGCTGCACCGCGAAACTCTCAATTTTGAAAACGTGCAGCTCACCCAGCGCAGCTACAAGTGA